GCTGGAGATGGAGGAGGAAAAACCTGAATTTACAGATGGAAAgaaagttttgatttttttttgtcttttgtaCTTTTAAACACTACTTAGTTAGGCGTTTGGACATGATTTAGTTGAGATTTGgaaaaagtagtatttgaagcTGAAGTTGAAATAGGGTAACTGTAAGTTTACTGTTTCCAAACAGTCTTTTAGAATTTAAGTGCTTCTGTACTATGTTACATGTAATATAGCCTCTGTGTGTAATATGTGGGaatccatttttcttctttttctttctatttccCTCCATTTTTTAATCTTTATCAAGAAAGAGCTCCCTTATTTGTTAATTCAGCTGTGGAGTTTCATAATTTGATGTTGATGCTTAACATTTTCTGTTGTTCAGCATTTCAGCTTTACATGAGTAGCTGAAAGTTAAATATGCAGACAATTAAGGGTGGTTGGGTTGGACAAACATTTGCACTTGCTTCTTACAATGACTCTGGCAGCCGGAAGACTAGGATTAGGCGTTCGAAAGAGGAGAGAAAGACTATGGTTGAAACTTTTATAAAGAAGTAAGTGACCTTATCATTACTTCTATAAACCATGCAATTCTGATAATTTCTGCCAAGCCAAGTTGATTTGGACCAATATGTTTAGGGTTTAGAACAACACCTGTGTTGCACAGTTCTAGTAGTTCAGAACCTATTCTTCTTTCAAATTCTTCAGATGCTTTAGTCTAGCTAATGAATCACCTATTATTATCTGTGTGTGAACTTTGCCAAAAACAGGGTTTTGAATGATATTTTCCTTAAGAGTATCCGATACATATTTGATTTGTGACCTAGAGATTATGTTATAGTAGTATCAAATTTGACAGATTAAGACTTCCGCGGACCCTAGTTCTAGGTGTCCTCAATGGTTCTGGCAAGTGCGCAGAGATGGAAATGCACAACTGGTTGACATTGCCCCTTGTCATTATATTTTATTGATGTTCTCACTTCTCTGCATATGATGGGTCATAGTGATAAAAAAAACCTTTGGATGCTAAGGTGAATGTAAACATTACCCAATGACAAGGACCTGAACCCTGGTTAAGCTATTTAGTCTATGCTTGCTgatttcacataacaattaagttTATTGATATGTTAGATAGCTATAGATGAGAAAGGGAACAAGTTGAAATGCAAGACATGTGCTCCGTCCATTGTTTCTTTGCAAGTAAATAAGGTTCCATTGAACTAAAAGTGTCTTTTCTCGTTTATGGGAAGTGTACAGAACAGGCTGCAAAAACATGTTGCTTTCTACCACGAATTCCAATTTTTTTATAGATGTAGAAATCCTATGTGTGCTTAGAAATATGTAGAAAAACAACAAGATGTTAGACATTTGGGAGAATGGTAACCCCTTTCCATCAAAAGCTCTTCTATTTCTAACCTTACAAATTGTCCAGATCTTGGCATGTAAAATCCTATTTGTTTAGTAGGATGTAGAATCATTTGTCTATCCCTCATAGTTCTCCTATTCAGCTTCACAATATGTTTAAACCATCGGGTGTCATCATCCCCTCATTTCTCTCATATTCAGCATCAAACTTCAAAGTTGTATAGCAGTGTTGCAATGTAATATCCTCTCATTTTATGTGGTGCAGTtgatttttaatatgaaaattgccaaattttgaattttcaaattaaGGGTATTagctcatattttgaaaataaaactCGAATAGTTGAGAGTAAAAAATTCTATCTACTAAAAGTGTTTAGATTTTCTAAATATTTAATTAGCATTTTGAATAAGTCACGACTAAATGATACAGTTAATCTTCAATTTCAAATCGTATCAACTACAAAAAGGTAATCATGTCAACAACTTTAAGCCTGATAGGGCACTTTAGGGTGCCAGAACACGTAATAATAGGATAAATGTTTATGGTCGGTTTTTCATAGGTTGTTATTTGGGTCATCTATACCTAGGTGAACATCTTTAGAAGGTGCTAGGGAAGTAAAATTTTCAATCTTCTTTGGAGCACCAATTCTTACTTAACAGCAGTTGGATCGATAGAATGGCATCTTATCTGCACTTGCCTTTATTGATTGCAGATATCAGACGTCAAATAATGGGAATTTCCCATCACTTAATCTGACGCACAAAGAAGTTGGTGGCTCTTTCTACACAGTACGAGAAATAGTTCGCGagataattcaggaaaataaagTTCTAGGTCCAGCTAAGTTGCTTCCCGGAGAGCAAAATGATGTCCATTTTGCAGAACAATATCCACTAGGATCCATATCAACTGAACCACAAAGTTTGTCTATATCCGAGGAGAGCCATGTTATGTCAACTTTTGCACCCATTCATTACATGGGTAAAAGTGAAGCTGATTTTGGCATGAACACACAGCTTGATGTAGCTGAAGCGAAGGTTGCAGATGATGGACCAAAAACTAGCACAAGTGACTTCAATGAAAGAATTGAACAATCGGATAAATCGTACATAATTGATTCTGAGTCTGATCATCAAATAAACAAGGATGAGTTTTCATACTCTAGTGGGATCAATGGATTTGACCAGGAGCTGCGCAATGAACAGATGGTTGGTGATTATGAGACACCTGAAGAAAATGAAATTTCTGGTAAATCTGACTTACGTGACGACCTCTCTGTCAATCATCAATATACTAATTCACAAGTTTTAGATTCTTCTGAGATCATCTCTGACCCTGTGAATGAGAGTCTTAGCAGTGAGGTCAATGCTTGTCGTCCTACAGTTGAAAAGGATGAAACTTATGAAGAACCAATATCTACAGAGTCAATGGTAAGAGAGGGTCTGGAAGTTAAAAGTGAAAGGACTGAGCCGGAAGCATCAAAAGCTAAACCTCTTAAAACAACAGAACTATTAGTGGAGCAGTTTCCCCTGCGGCCTATTTCTAAGAAAATAGATGACTTGGATTCAGGATTAAATGAAACAACCAATGTAGCAAAAACATCCAAAGAAACAGAAATTGAACAGGACATAATAACCTCTTCAGAAAAAGATGCTCAACTGATAAATGAGCCAGTTGATGTCATGACAGCTGATCCAACATCAGAAAAGACCAGTAAACTGTGGGACGAGAAAGCAGAGCTGAAAGCTAGGGATGCATCATTGGAAATTTTAAGTGCCTCAGAAGAAAGAGCGGCCACTGCCAATGATGTAATATTTAAGGCCTCATCAACAGTAAATGGGGTAAGCTTTTGTTAAGCAGTAACCTTTAACAATGTTGATGTAGGTTGAGTGTCAAAGTTCCTGCATTTGCTttcttattttttaaactttATCTTTTGATTTGAAAGCTTATTTCCACTGGTGCTTGTCTTAAACTTTTAATGCACTCATCATTGGTTTGGGGTGTACTTATGACAAATGTATGGGAAATAGAGTTCATGACTTCAACGACAATCTGAAGCTTGCAAATTCATCTCGTCGGACATGCCCTtatgatgaggatgtgtatattTTGTCCACACTTCTTGGCATCTATCACTGTTAGTACTGTAATGGCTAGTATTAAGTTTAATTGGGGAAAaaaggaaatttgaagttttatgGAAGAAGTAAGGGGAGGGCATGTGATTTTGCGAATGTACTAGAGGTTCTTAAGTAAGGCTATTCTGACAAAGTTGAGTGTATCTAACCCCTTTAGCGCTGTAGTAGGGTAACTATTAATAGTATTATTGTAGAGTTTCCTTTCTCTTTTGGGCGGGTTTGGGGTTGGTTTGAGATCCTGGGTTACATTGTTTCTTCGTAATGAGTGGGGGAGAGACCTAGCATGTATAAAACTACGGTGTAGTATGTATAGTAGATTCAAAAGCCAATATTATCTATAGATGGAATGAATTAACCTTTTCTCCAAGTGATGCATGTTCCTTGGCTCCTTGCTGTATAATGCTGGAAGTAGTTACTTCATGCTATTATGGCCTGTTTTTaagaaggtttagaaggttgagaTGTTCCAAATTTTTATGGTTtctttgattttgataaaaaagaTTTTCCTTCAGCGGCTGAGCAAATTTTCTAGAAGCGAGCTTGTTTACATGTTGAGAATAAAACATGATTTTATCTATTTTTGCATGAACTTTGAAACACATGTATACCCAATTTCAACTTATTGTCATGCTCATGTACAACTGCATGATGTCCTGTCAATTGTTTGTTCAGCATTTGAATGCATAACCACTTACATAGCATTAGACTTTTACTTTTCTACCATGATCTTAATAATGAATAGTCAGGTATTAAGGGTGTCATATTTTGTATTCTGCAGCTAACTTGAACTAAACAGCGTAACTTGTTGCTGTATTAAAAAAAGGTCCAATTAGTGATATGTGCGAAATGGGTTGTTACTCATCTACTTCTGGACCATGATCGCCTATTATAGAACTTCTCTCTATTTATTGTTAACATTTTATGTTCAATTTTTTCAAACTTTTGCAGACTGTCAATGCGTCTAGTCCTATGCTTAACGAGACTTTTGACAGCAGTAGTAACAATGGCACTTCTAAGAAACCGACTGCTGACGAGTTGATTGAGGCTAAAGGTAAAGCCAACGTTCAACATGGTAGTGGCCAGAAGACAGGAGGCAATCCACCACTTGACAGAATTCATCTGTGAGTACCTTAAGAAAGCTCTTGGACGAGCTAAATGCTGTTCCATTCCATTTTCTTCCTAGTTCTAGTGTCAACAAGTTCATCATTCCTGCAATACAATTCCCACTAATTTTACTATTTTCTTGTTCATTTCTCTAGTGAAACATGGAAAAGCGCTTCGGCAAAATCCAAGGAACATGAAACAAATCCACTCCTGGCATTATTGAAGGCATGTATCACGGCTTTTGTGAAATTTTGGACCGAAGAATAGCTTCTTTGCCTTTTTCTTTTAGTACTTTGAGAATGGCTGTCGATCCTGCTAGCAGTTGCTGCAGTGATTTTCGTTTCATGAGCGAATGGCTTTCTCGAATTATATAATCTCTGAACTGAAGTAGAAGTTACATACTCTACTACAAGGATCTCTCAAACCAAAATCTCAACGCTTTCTGCGGGTCAGGATAATATCTTGTATATTAGGAACTTGTGCTAGTTGTGATGCAGGGCATATGTCTGATTAGTTTTAGCAGGTATTTTTAGATGAATTAATCACATGAATGATGAACATGTCAATTCTGAATTCCAGAAATAATAGATGAAATTCATGTCAAGAGAGATCTTAAGGCAAATGTTGTCTTCAAAAGAGGTTTCATTTTCCTTTGAGCTTGGCATgtttcttgaaaattttgaaaaacttcaGACATGAAAGCTAAAATTTGCATAAGTTCAAAATTTCATATATTTGTTTGAAATTTAGCTTTGCAGTCCCCAACTACAAACGTGTATGATGTATGCTTGAAGCTAAA
This sequence is a window from Nicotiana tomentosiformis chromosome 5, ASM39032v3, whole genome shotgun sequence. Protein-coding genes within it:
- the LOC104099882 gene encoding probable GPI-anchored adhesin-like protein PGA55, producing MQTIKGGWVGQTFALASYNDSGSRKTRIRRSKEERKTMVETFIKKYQTSNNGNFPSLNLTHKEVGGSFYTVREIVREIIQENKVLGPAKLLPGEQNDVHFAEQYPLGSISTEPQSLSISEESHVMSTFAPIHYMGKSEADFGMNTQLDVAEAKVADDGPKTSTSDFNERIEQSDKSYIIDSESDHQINKDEFSYSSGINGFDQELRNEQMVGDYETPEENEISGKSDLRDDLSVNHQYTNSQVLDSSEIISDPVNESLSSEVNACRPTVEKDETYEEPISTESMVREGLEVKSERTEPEASKAKPLKTTELLVEQFPLRPISKKIDDLDSGLNETTNVAKTSKETEIEQDIITSSEKDAQLINEPVDVMTADPTSEKTSKLWDEKAELKARDASLEILSASEERAATANDVIFKASSTVNGTVNASSPMLNETFDSSSNNGTSKKPTADELIEAKGKANVQHGSGQKTGGNPPLDRIHLETWKSASAKSKEHETNPLLALLKACITAFVKFWTEE